Proteins encoded in a region of the Streptomyces sp. NBC_01471 genome:
- a CDS encoding SAM-dependent methyltransferase, with product MAVDDGEFRKKIRSDIPHSARVWNAWLGGKDNYRVDRELADAVTAAYPQMAGIARASRGFQARAVRHLTSLGVHQFLDVGTGLPVENSTHEVAQSLAPQARIVYVDNDPIVLVHAAALLVGSPEGTTDYVEADLSDPDAVVDAAAKTLDLSQPVAVLLLSTLGHLTPADGIKVVQRYLARMPSGSYLVLCDTVKTPETLAAQEAYDSGDNPPYLVREPEEITRCAEGLELIEPGFVSIAFWRPTEENPTAVDQWGLVARKP from the coding sequence ATGGCTGTTGACGACGGCGAGTTCCGCAAGAAGATCCGGTCCGACATACCGCATTCCGCGCGGGTGTGGAATGCATGGCTCGGCGGGAAGGACAACTACCGGGTGGACCGCGAGCTGGCCGACGCGGTGACCGCCGCCTACCCGCAGATGGCCGGTATCGCGCGGGCTTCGCGTGGCTTCCAGGCTCGGGCGGTCCGCCACCTGACCTCCCTGGGCGTGCACCAGTTCCTGGACGTGGGAACGGGACTGCCGGTGGAGAACAGCACCCACGAGGTCGCTCAGTCCCTCGCACCGCAGGCCCGGATCGTCTACGTGGACAACGACCCCATCGTCCTGGTCCACGCCGCGGCGCTGCTGGTCGGCAGTCCCGAGGGCACGACGGACTACGTGGAGGCGGATCTGTCCGACCCGGATGCCGTGGTCGACGCGGCGGCGAAGACGCTGGACCTCTCCCAGCCGGTGGCCGTGCTCCTGCTGTCGACCCTGGGACACCTGACCCCGGCCGACGGGATCAAGGTGGTTCAGCGGTACCTGGCCCGCATGCCGTCTGGGAGCTATCTGGTGCTCTGCGACACCGTCAAGACACCGGAGACGCTGGCGGCGCAGGAGGCATACGACTCGGGCGACAACCCTCCCTATCTCGTACGGGAGCCGGAGGAGATCACACGCTGCGCCGAGGGCCTGGAACTGATCGAACCGGGCTTCGTGTCCATCGCGTTCTGGCGCCCGACGGAAGAGAACCCCACAGCCGTCGACCAGTGGGGACTGGTCGCCCGTAAGCCCTGA
- a CDS encoding sodium:solute symporter, producing the protein MTALVVILGFLLVAICLGLQARRGRDMDLEEWSVGGRSFGTTFVFLLLAGEIYTTFTFLGASGWAYGKGGPALYILCYGALAYVMSYWLLPAIWRYAKEHRLVSQSDFFARKFDSPLLGALVALVGVVAMVPYLVLQLTGMGIIVSEASYGHISKTLAVIIGTVALTVYVTISGIHGSAWTAVLKDILILSVVLFLGIYLPWHYSGGVGHMFHTIDTAKPGFLTLQHSGLSPSWFVSTVLLSTLGFYMWPHSFSASYSAQNERVFRRNAIFMPLYQLVLLFVFLAGFAALITVPGLKGADADLSLLRISVKSFDPWFVGVIGGAGVLTALVPGSLLLLTSATCLAKNVYKLARPATTEQSVGRLAKLLVPVLALIALFFTFNGGSSIVNLMLMGYSLVTQLFPALLVSLAPRKMVSKQGAAAGIVVGVLIVGAVTVTGATVGSLLPELPQAVKDLNVGVVALAVNTLVMFAVSAVTRTAASGATAETAPEDGLTAAH; encoded by the coding sequence ATGACCGCACTCGTCGTCATCCTCGGCTTCCTCCTCGTCGCGATCTGCCTCGGCCTGCAGGCACGCCGCGGCAGGGACATGGACCTCGAAGAATGGTCCGTCGGCGGCCGCAGCTTCGGAACGACCTTCGTCTTCCTGCTGCTCGCGGGCGAGATCTACACCACCTTCACTTTCCTCGGCGCCTCCGGCTGGGCGTACGGGAAGGGCGGCCCCGCCCTCTACATCCTGTGCTACGGCGCACTGGCCTACGTGATGTCGTACTGGCTGCTGCCGGCGATCTGGCGTTACGCCAAGGAGCACCGCCTCGTCTCCCAGTCCGACTTCTTCGCCAGGAAGTTCGACAGTCCCCTGCTCGGCGCGCTGGTCGCCCTGGTCGGAGTCGTGGCGATGGTGCCGTACCTCGTCCTCCAGCTGACCGGCATGGGCATCATCGTCTCCGAGGCCTCGTACGGTCACATCTCCAAGACCCTCGCGGTGATCATCGGTACGGTCGCCCTGACCGTGTACGTGACCATCTCCGGTATCCACGGCTCGGCCTGGACCGCGGTCCTCAAGGACATCCTGATCCTCTCCGTGGTCCTGTTCCTCGGCATCTACCTGCCGTGGCACTACTCCGGCGGGGTCGGCCACATGTTCCACACCATCGACACCGCGAAACCGGGCTTCCTGACGCTCCAGCACAGCGGCCTCAGTCCGTCCTGGTTCGTCTCGACGGTGCTGCTGTCCACGCTGGGCTTCTACATGTGGCCGCACTCGTTCAGCGCCTCCTACAGCGCCCAGAACGAGCGGGTGTTCCGCCGGAACGCCATCTTCATGCCGCTCTACCAACTCGTCCTGCTCTTCGTCTTCCTGGCCGGATTCGCCGCGCTGATCACCGTTCCCGGGCTGAAGGGCGCCGACGCCGACCTGTCGCTGCTGCGGATCTCGGTCAAGTCGTTCGACCCGTGGTTCGTGGGCGTCATCGGCGGCGCCGGTGTGCTCACGGCGCTGGTCCCCGGCTCGCTGCTCCTGCTGACCTCGGCGACCTGCCTGGCCAAGAACGTCTACAAGCTCGCCCGCCCGGCGACGACGGAGCAGTCGGTGGGCCGGCTCGCCAAGCTGCTGGTGCCCGTACTGGCACTGATCGCGCTGTTCTTCACCTTCAACGGCGGCAGCAGCATCGTGAACCTGATGCTCATGGGCTACTCGCTGGTGACCCAGCTCTTCCCTGCGCTGCTGGTCAGCCTGGCACCGCGCAAGATGGTCAGCAAACAGGGCGCGGCTGCGGGCATCGTCGTGGGCGTCCTGATCGTCGGCGCGGTGACCGTCACCGGCGCGACCGTCGGCAGCCTGCTGCCGGAGCTGCCGCAGGCCGTCAAGGACCTCAACGTCGGGGTCGTCGCCCTCGCGGTCAACACCCTGGTGATGTTCGCGGTCTCGGCGGTCACGCGCACGGCGGCGAGCGGAGCCACCGCGGAGACGGCCCCGGAGGACGGGCTGACAGCGGCCCACTGA
- a CDS encoding DUF3311 domain-containing protein: MPPVPKPRPVRGALLPLIGTIPFIGILGGIWFADRVTPYVLGMPFILFWIVLWVALISVTMAVVYRLDPRNREEHSA; this comes from the coding sequence ATGCCCCCTGTGCCCAAACCCCGTCCGGTTCGCGGCGCCCTGCTCCCCCTCATCGGGACGATCCCGTTCATCGGGATCCTCGGCGGAATCTGGTTCGCCGACCGAGTCACGCCCTACGTCCTCGGAATGCCGTTCATCCTGTTCTGGATCGTCCTGTGGGTGGCCCTGATCTCGGTGACCATGGCCGTGGTCTACAGGCTCGACCCCCGCAACCGGGAGGAGCACTCGGCATGA
- a CDS encoding DMT family transporter, translated as MQELETSVTPVPAEGAGERPARAVVWLGPVLATLATLIWSGNFVIARALHEDVAPVQTAFWRWIIAMLAVLPFAARAVWQQRHLIRTHLRYLCAAALLGVTLFNTLIYQAGRSTSATNLALIAAASPVLIVLFGMIGRGGEKVTGRRAVGMVVALVGVIALVSKGSLSVLLHMDFAVGDLWMLAATATFAGYTALLRRRPEGISGISFLFTTFLLGTVLLAPAYAVSLAVQGGFTPSGGTVGALLYIGVASSAIAYFTWNKAIDLIGAARAGIIYYLQPVFVAIVSYLALGEATSGMQVVCMALIITGIALGAGKKK; from the coding sequence ATGCAGGAGCTGGAAACGTCTGTGACACCGGTACCGGCCGAGGGGGCCGGGGAGCGCCCGGCCCGCGCGGTGGTGTGGCTCGGACCGGTCCTCGCGACCCTCGCCACGCTCATCTGGTCGGGGAACTTCGTCATCGCCCGCGCCCTGCACGAGGACGTCGCCCCCGTCCAGACCGCGTTCTGGCGGTGGATCATCGCGATGCTGGCCGTGCTGCCCTTCGCCGCGAGGGCCGTCTGGCAGCAACGCCACCTGATCCGCACCCACTTGCGGTATCTCTGCGCGGCCGCGCTGCTCGGCGTCACCTTGTTCAACACCCTGATCTACCAGGCCGGACGGTCCACCAGCGCCACGAACCTGGCGCTGATCGCCGCCGCTTCGCCGGTGCTGATCGTGCTGTTCGGGATGATCGGCCGCGGTGGCGAGAAGGTCACAGGACGGCGCGCCGTCGGCATGGTGGTGGCGCTCGTCGGCGTGATCGCGCTGGTGTCGAAGGGGTCGCTGTCGGTCCTGCTGCACATGGACTTCGCCGTCGGCGACCTGTGGATGCTGGCCGCGACCGCCACCTTCGCCGGATACACCGCGCTCCTGCGCCGCAGGCCGGAGGGGATATCCGGCATCTCGTTCCTGTTCACGACGTTCTTGCTGGGTACGGTGCTCCTCGCCCCCGCCTATGCGGTGAGCCTGGCCGTGCAGGGCGGGTTCACCCCGTCGGGCGGCACGGTCGGCGCCCTGCTCTACATCGGTGTGGCCTCGTCGGCCATCGCGTACTTCACCTGGAACAAGGCCATCGACCTGATCGGTGCGGCGCGCGCCGGCATCATCTACTACCTCCAGCCCGTCTTCGTCGCGATCGTCTCCTACCTGGCCCTCGGCGAGGCCACCAGCGGGATGCAGGTCGTCTGCATGGCGCTGATCATCACCGGTATCGCACTCGGCGCCGGCAAGAAGAAGTGA
- a CDS encoding serine hydrolase, with the protein MTSDASPSRRAVLGFAAAAVPAALLATGAAPASAATAVGGERLGLDGIQVSLGGAPRLPHLAAQSWLVADYENGEVLASYRAHRRLPPASTLKMLFADTVLPKFGKALKHRVTAADLAGIPEGSSLVGVEAGTSYTVDQLWHGVFLRSGNDAVHVLSAMNGGVPATVREMAAKAVDLQALDTHVVSPDGYDHPGQVSSAYDLSLFARHGLRNTDFRGYCATRTAEFPARGGKKFQIQNTDRLLGVYKGMIGVKNGYTTHAGNTFTGAATRDGRTLLVTVMHPVNGYDQVYKDTSALLDWGFRAAGRVTPVGTLVAPVSEGGRPSAAPAPGPNAAQAGSRGSGGSSSSWPLFGAGGGAAALLAVGTVALRNRRPRRTRKH; encoded by the coding sequence GTGACCAGCGACGCTTCGCCCTCCCGGCGCGCGGTGCTCGGCTTTGCCGCTGCTGCCGTGCCCGCCGCTCTTCTTGCCACCGGGGCCGCACCGGCCTCGGCTGCCACCGCCGTGGGCGGTGAGCGGCTCGGCCTCGACGGGATACAGGTGAGTCTCGGCGGCGCACCCCGGCTTCCGCACCTTGCCGCCCAGTCGTGGCTCGTCGCGGACTACGAGAACGGGGAGGTGCTGGCCTCCTACCGCGCGCACCGCCGGCTGCCGCCCGCCTCCACGCTCAAGATGCTCTTCGCGGACACCGTGCTCCCCAAGTTCGGCAAGGCGCTGAAACACCGGGTCACCGCTGCCGATCTGGCGGGAATACCCGAGGGCAGCAGCCTGGTGGGCGTCGAGGCCGGTACGTCGTACACCGTCGACCAGTTGTGGCACGGGGTCTTCCTGCGCTCCGGCAACGACGCAGTCCATGTGCTCAGCGCCATGAACGGCGGGGTGCCCGCCACCGTGCGCGAGATGGCGGCGAAAGCCGTCGATTTGCAGGCCCTCGACACGCATGTGGTCAGCCCGGACGGCTACGACCACCCCGGCCAGGTGTCATCGGCGTACGACCTGTCGCTGTTCGCCCGGCACGGGCTGCGGAACACTGACTTCCGGGGCTACTGCGCGACCCGGACCGCCGAGTTCCCCGCCCGGGGCGGCAAGAAGTTCCAGATCCAGAACACCGACCGGCTGCTCGGCGTGTACAAGGGCATGATCGGCGTCAAGAACGGCTACACCACGCACGCGGGCAACACCTTCACCGGCGCCGCCACCCGGGACGGCCGCACCCTGCTGGTCACCGTCATGCATCCGGTGAACGGGTACGACCAGGTGTACAAGGACACGTCGGCGCTCCTCGACTGGGGTTTCCGGGCGGCGGGCCGGGTCACCCCGGTCGGCACGCTCGTCGCCCCGGTCAGCGAGGGCGGACGCCCCTCGGCCGCCCCGGCGCCGGGCCCGAACGCGGCGCAGGCCGGATCCCGTGGATCCGGCGGCTCCTCGTCCTCATGGCCGCTCTTCGGCGCGGGCGGCGGGGCGGCCGCACTGCTCGCCGTCGGCACGGTGGCCCTGCGCAACCGCCGGCCGCGCCGCACCCGCAAGCACTGA
- a CDS encoding PhzF family phenazine biosynthesis protein — MTSRAQDRPEVLRYTAFSADPAGGNPAGVVLDAAGLDDAAQLAIAAELGYSETAFLTAPPAGLGGEQGRAFTVRYFSPRAEVPFCGHATVAAAIAFAERHGPGDLLFATPAGTVPVTVAEVDGALRATLTSVEPAVLDVKDDDLDEALGALGWQRSELDPAFPPRIAYAGARHLVLAAATRSRLADLAYDFDRLTAFMHSLDLTTLQLVWRESETVFHVRDPFPVGGVVEDPVTGAAAAAFGAYARELGLVAEDAVLTLHQGTDLGRPGELAVALRAGDARVRVSGTGTRIPEDG; from the coding sequence ATGACATCACGCGCCCAGGACCGCCCCGAGGTACTCCGCTACACCGCGTTCTCGGCCGACCCCGCCGGAGGCAACCCCGCCGGGGTCGTGCTGGACGCGGCCGGTCTCGACGACGCGGCGCAGCTCGCGATCGCGGCGGAGCTCGGATACAGCGAGACCGCCTTCCTGACCGCGCCGCCGGCGGGACTCGGCGGGGAGCAGGGGCGGGCCTTCACCGTCCGGTACTTCAGTCCGCGGGCCGAGGTCCCCTTCTGCGGGCACGCGACGGTCGCCGCCGCCATCGCCTTCGCCGAACGGCACGGCCCCGGTGATCTCCTGTTCGCCACCCCCGCGGGCACGGTGCCGGTCACCGTGGCCGAGGTGGACGGCGCGCTGCGGGCGACCCTGACGAGCGTCGAGCCCGCCGTCCTCGATGTGAAGGACGACGACCTCGACGAAGCACTCGGCGCGCTCGGCTGGCAGCGGTCCGAGCTCGACCCGGCCTTCCCGCCCCGGATCGCCTACGCGGGCGCGCGCCATCTGGTGCTGGCCGCCGCGACCCGGTCCAGGCTGGCGGACCTCGCGTACGACTTCGACCGGCTGACCGCGTTCATGCACAGCCTTGACCTCACCACGCTCCAGCTGGTGTGGCGGGAGTCGGAGACGGTCTTCCACGTCCGGGATCCGTTCCCGGTGGGCGGGGTGGTCGAGGACCCGGTGACCGGGGCCGCAGCCGCGGCGTTCGGTGCGTACGCGCGTGAGCTGGGTCTCGTGGCGGAGGACGCGGTTCTCACCCTCCACCAGGGCACGGACCTGGGCCGCCCGGGCGAACTGGCGGTCGCCCTGCGGGCGGGCGACGCGCGAGTCCGGGTGAGCGGCACCGGCACCCGTATCCCGGAGGACGGCTGA
- a CDS encoding MazG-like family protein encodes MDEHAWTTVAQLHAWLAESASRPPHEETLLRILKLSEEVGEVAQAVIGATGQNPRKGTSHSWQDVEAELCDVIVTAMVALRTLTPDAAGVFAGHLERVADRSLNRPEPAGE; translated from the coding sequence ATGGACGAACACGCCTGGACCACCGTCGCTCAACTCCACGCCTGGCTGGCCGAGTCGGCCTCCCGGCCCCCTCATGAGGAGACCCTGCTCCGGATCCTCAAGCTCTCCGAGGAGGTCGGCGAGGTCGCCCAGGCGGTCATCGGCGCCACCGGCCAGAATCCGCGCAAGGGCACATCGCACAGCTGGCAGGACGTGGAGGCCGAGCTCTGCGATGTGATCGTGACGGCGATGGTGGCCCTGCGCACCCTGACCCCCGACGCGGCCGGGGTCTTCGCCGGTCATCTGGAGCGGGTCGCGGACCGCTCCCTGAACCGGCCGGAACCCGCCGGGGAATGA
- a CDS encoding lamin tail domain-containing protein yields MRIRSTAPAALLVTALAGALLATAPSASAATSPVQISKVQYDSPGKDTRSNKSLNGEWVRLQNRSRSTVSIKGWKVTDASRHTYTFGSVTLKRNQSVTVYTGKGTNTTASKYQGRGAYVWNNDRDTATLTDSKGKKKDSVSWTRPGKGYVTS; encoded by the coding sequence TTGCGCATACGTTCCACGGCCCCCGCCGCACTGCTCGTCACCGCCCTCGCGGGGGCGCTGCTCGCCACCGCCCCGAGCGCTTCGGCGGCCACCTCGCCCGTACAGATCAGCAAGGTCCAGTACGACTCGCCGGGCAAGGACACCCGCAGCAACAAGAGCCTCAACGGCGAGTGGGTACGGCTCCAGAACCGGAGCAGGTCGACCGTCAGCATCAAGGGCTGGAAGGTGACCGACGCGAGCCGGCACACCTACACGTTCGGCAGCGTCACCCTCAAGCGGAACCAGTCGGTCACCGTGTACACGGGCAAGGGCACGAACACCACGGCGTCCAAGTACCAGGGGCGTGGCGCGTACGTGTGGAACAACGACCGCGACACCGCGACGCTGACCGACTCCAAGGGCAAGAAGAAGGACAGCGTCTCGTGGACGCGCCCCGGCAAGGGGTACGTCACCAGCTGA
- a CDS encoding SDR family oxidoreductase encodes MNTNTSRRTAVVTGAGSGIGRSVALTLADAGWSVALAGRRTEKLAATAALTGGETFPVVTDVTSPDEVGALFGAVRERWGRLDLLFNNAGISGPGGVPVEDLPYEAWRQVVDTNLTGSFLCAQAAFRLMKEQDPQGGRIINNGSISAHAPRPDSIAYTATKHALTGLTKSLSLDGRPYRIACGQIDIGNAATEMTERMRSGIKQANGELLAEPVMDVADVARTVLHMAELPLEANVQFATVLATAMPYVGRG; translated from the coding sequence ATGAACACCAACACATCTCGCAGAACAGCAGTGGTCACCGGCGCGGGCTCCGGCATCGGCCGCAGTGTCGCCCTCACCCTGGCCGATGCGGGCTGGTCGGTGGCGCTGGCCGGGCGCCGCACGGAGAAGCTGGCCGCGACGGCCGCACTCACCGGGGGCGAGACCTTCCCCGTGGTGACGGACGTCACGTCCCCGGACGAGGTGGGGGCGCTCTTCGGTGCGGTGCGGGAGCGCTGGGGACGGCTGGACCTGCTCTTCAACAACGCGGGCATCTCGGGCCCCGGCGGGGTGCCGGTGGAGGACCTTCCGTACGAGGCGTGGCGGCAGGTCGTCGACACCAACCTGACGGGTTCGTTCCTGTGCGCGCAGGCCGCCTTCCGGCTCATGAAGGAACAGGACCCGCAGGGCGGCCGGATCATCAACAACGGCTCCATCTCCGCGCACGCCCCGCGCCCGGACTCGATCGCGTACACCGCGACGAAGCACGCCCTGACGGGCCTGACCAAGTCCCTGTCCCTGGACGGCCGTCCGTACCGCATCGCCTGCGGGCAGATCGACATCGGCAACGCGGCCACCGAGATGACCGAGCGGATGCGCAGCGGCATCAAGCAGGCCAACGGCGAGCTGCTGGCGGAGCCGGTGATGGACGTGGCGGACGTGGCGCGCACGGTGCTGCACATGGCGGAACTGCCGCTGGAGGCGAACGTGCAGTTCGCGACGGTGCTGGCGACGGCGATGCCGTACGTGGGACGCGGCTGA
- a CDS encoding multidrug effflux MFS transporter produces MPKTSSPEHIRTGLPTPAVARTTGILVTLVLGGLTALPALSMDMYLPALPQVTDALHSPAATVQLTLTACLIGMALGQLVVGPMSDKWGRRRPLLIGMAVYVAATAVCAFAPSVELLIAFRLLQGLAGAAGIVIARAVVRDLYDGMEMARFFSTLMLISGVAPIVAPLIGGQILQITDWRGVFVVLTVVGTLLTLVVWKWLHETLPPERRHTGGVGHALRTMRSLLADRVFTGYLIAGGLAFGALFAYISASPFVVQDIYGASPQMFSLLFGINSVGLVAVGQINGKLLVGRVSLDKALGFGLTVITLAATALLLMTAGVFGHVGLFPIAAALFVLMSAMGLAMPNTNAQALMRTPHAAGSASALIGSSTFLLGAVASPLVGIAGEATAAPMAVVQLVCGVGATTSFLVLCRPWRRRAPAVATTR; encoded by the coding sequence ATGCCGAAGACCTCTTCCCCGGAGCACATACGCACCGGGCTCCCCACCCCTGCCGTCGCCCGCACCACCGGAATCCTGGTCACTCTCGTCCTCGGCGGGCTCACCGCGCTGCCCGCGCTCTCGATGGACATGTACCTCCCCGCGCTGCCCCAGGTCACGGACGCGCTGCACTCGCCCGCCGCCACCGTTCAGCTCACCCTCACCGCCTGCCTGATCGGTATGGCGCTCGGCCAGCTCGTCGTCGGGCCGATGAGTGACAAGTGGGGCAGGCGGCGGCCGCTGCTCATCGGCATGGCCGTCTACGTCGCCGCCACCGCGGTCTGCGCCTTCGCGCCGAGCGTGGAACTGCTCATCGCCTTCCGGCTGTTGCAGGGTCTGGCGGGCGCCGCGGGCATCGTCATCGCCCGTGCGGTGGTGCGCGATCTCTACGACGGCATGGAGATGGCGCGGTTTTTCTCCACCCTGATGCTGATCTCGGGGGTCGCCCCGATCGTCGCCCCGCTCATCGGCGGCCAGATCCTCCAGATCACCGACTGGCGCGGAGTCTTCGTCGTACTCACCGTGGTCGGCACGCTCCTGACCCTCGTGGTGTGGAAGTGGCTGCACGAGACGCTGCCGCCCGAGCGGCGGCACACCGGCGGTGTCGGGCACGCGCTCCGGACGATGCGCTCACTGCTCGCCGACCGGGTCTTCACCGGCTATCTGATCGCCGGCGGTCTGGCCTTCGGGGCGCTCTTCGCCTACATCAGCGCGTCGCCCTTCGTCGTCCAGGACATCTACGGCGCGTCGCCGCAGATGTTCAGCCTGCTCTTCGGGATCAACTCGGTCGGGCTGGTCGCGGTGGGCCAGATCAACGGCAAGCTGCTCGTCGGCCGGGTCAGCCTGGACAAGGCGCTCGGTTTCGGGCTGACCGTCATCACACTCGCCGCCACGGCGCTGCTGCTGATGACGGCCGGCGTCTTCGGCCATGTCGGGCTCTTCCCGATCGCCGCGGCGCTCTTCGTCCTGATGTCGGCGATGGGCCTGGCCATGCCGAACACCAACGCGCAGGCGCTGATGCGCACCCCGCACGCCGCAGGCTCGGCCTCGGCGCTGATCGGCTCCTCCACCTTCCTGCTCGGCGCGGTGGCGTCCCCGCTGGTCGGTATCGCGGGCGAGGCGACGGCCGCCCCGATGGCCGTGGTCCAGCTGGTGTGCGGGGTGGGTGCGACGACCTCCTTCCTGGTGCTGTGCCGGCCGTGGCGGCGCCGGGCACCCGCGGTGGCCACCACGCGGTAG